The proteins below come from a single Chryseobacterium bernardetii genomic window:
- a CDS encoding protein adenylyltransferase SelO, with amino-acid sequence MNIERISQPFIKKFPGDFSNNPMQRNTPKVLFSTIKPAGFDKPQLIAFNEPLSEEIGLGRFEEKDLDFLVGNNLPDNVQTYATAYAGHQFGNWAGQLGDGRAIIAGEITNTSGKRTEIQWKGAGATPYSRHADGRAVLRSSVREYLMSEAMYHLGVPTTRALSLAFTGENVVRDIMYNGNPQLEKGAVVIRTAESFLRFGHFELMSAQQEYKTLQDLLDFTIENYYPEIQSSGTQKYKDFFENICTRTADLMAEWFRVGFVHGVMNTDNMSILGLTIDYGPYSMMDEYDLNFTPNTTDLPGRRYAFGKQGQISQWNLWQLANALHPIIKDERFLEDTLNRYGSYFWEAHDKMLCRKFGFDELRKDDDEFFTNWQGLMQELELDHTLFFNLLEKLTAEIDLKEHFSKISYTFLNEEKLGKLKKFIEKYKSRVSSNTISGEESLQMMAESNPKFILRNYLLYECIEEINNGQKEMLEKLTKALENPYEEIYPEFSAKRPSGYDNIAGCSTLSCSS; translated from the coding sequence ATGAATATTGAACGCATCAGCCAACCTTTTATCAAGAAATTTCCTGGAGATTTTTCCAACAACCCTATGCAGAGAAATACTCCAAAGGTTTTATTTTCAACCATTAAACCTGCGGGATTTGATAAGCCTCAGTTAATCGCTTTTAATGAGCCATTATCCGAAGAAATAGGATTAGGCAGGTTCGAAGAAAAAGATCTCGATTTCCTGGTTGGAAATAACCTTCCTGACAATGTTCAGACCTATGCCACAGCTTATGCAGGACATCAGTTTGGAAATTGGGCAGGCCAACTTGGAGACGGAAGGGCCATCATTGCAGGTGAAATAACCAATACTTCAGGCAAAAGGACAGAAATACAATGGAAAGGAGCCGGAGCAACACCCTATTCCCGGCATGCTGACGGGAGAGCCGTTCTGAGATCTTCCGTAAGGGAATACCTGATGAGTGAAGCAATGTACCATTTGGGAGTTCCTACCACCAGAGCTTTAAGCCTTGCGTTTACCGGAGAAAATGTTGTTCGTGATATCATGTATAATGGAAATCCACAACTGGAAAAAGGAGCAGTGGTTATAAGAACTGCTGAAAGCTTTCTCCGTTTTGGCCATTTTGAACTGATGTCTGCCCAACAGGAATACAAGACACTGCAGGACCTATTGGATTTTACTATTGAAAATTATTATCCGGAAATCCAATCATCAGGCACTCAAAAATATAAAGATTTCTTTGAGAATATATGCACCCGCACAGCAGACCTCATGGCTGAATGGTTCAGGGTTGGATTTGTACATGGCGTAATGAATACTGATAACATGTCAATTTTAGGTCTCACTATTGATTATGGTCCCTATTCTATGATGGACGAATATGATTTAAACTTTACACCCAATACTACTGATCTTCCCGGCAGAAGATATGCGTTTGGGAAGCAGGGACAAATTTCTCAATGGAACCTGTGGCAACTGGCTAACGCACTTCATCCTATCATCAAAGATGAAAGGTTTTTAGAAGATACATTAAACAGATATGGCAGCTATTTCTGGGAAGCTCATGACAAAATGCTCTGCAGAAAATTTGGTTTTGACGAGCTGAGAAAAGATGATGATGAATTTTTCACCAACTGGCAGGGATTAATGCAGGAACTGGAGTTAGATCATACTTTATTTTTTAATCTGCTGGAAAAATTAACCGCAGAAATAGATTTAAAAGAACATTTCAGCAAGATCTCCTATACTTTTTTGAATGAAGAAAAACTGGGTAAGCTTAAAAAATTTATTGAAAAATATAAATCCAGGGTAAGCTCAAATACCATTTCGGGAGAAGAATCTCTACAAATGATGGCAGAATCAAATCCAAAATTCATTCTAAGAAACTATCTGCTCTATGAATGCATTGAGGAAATAAACAATGGCCAAAAAGAAATGCTGGAGAAATTAACTAAAGCATTGGAAAACCCATACGAAGAAATATATCCTGAGTTTTCAGCTAAAAGACCATCTGGCTATGACAATATCGCAGGATGTTCTACACTTTCGTGCAGTTCTTGA
- a CDS encoding T9SS-dependent choice-of-anchor J family protein encodes MKKTILSLSLLLGIAVNSQIVLLQEGFESYTDFSINNFGSWSTLDLDGLNTYTGGGPVIGGTASPTWSPAWANAGQPMAFQIFNLSTSNATNNLTSTAADEEIRNFSPHSGQKCAVSWAGVPAGGISANNDWLITPAVTLGASSNVLTFWVKALSPAFVENYKVGVYTGTGNPTAASNFTIISSPATSTAPYAAWQQVTINLDAYAGQTVKIGFQYMSSDKYMFMLDDVNITTSGTLGTNEVSKAKTNTVIYPNPTKGEITIKTDNKIKSVSVIDLSGKMLNKTESATTDISSLPKGAYLMKVEFADGTSATEKIIKQ; translated from the coding sequence ATGAAAAAAACTATACTTTCATTAAGCTTATTATTAGGAATAGCAGTGAACTCCCAAATAGTTCTGCTTCAAGAAGGATTCGAATCCTATACTGATTTTTCTATTAATAACTTTGGCAGCTGGTCTACATTAGATCTGGACGGTTTAAATACTTATACAGGCGGAGGCCCCGTAATTGGAGGCACAGCATCACCTACCTGGTCTCCAGCCTGGGCAAATGCCGGACAACCTATGGCTTTTCAGATTTTTAATCTTTCCACCAGTAATGCAACCAACAATCTGACATCAACTGCTGCTGATGAAGAAATAAGAAACTTCAGTCCACATTCAGGGCAAAAATGTGCCGTCTCATGGGCTGGTGTACCCGCCGGAGGTATTTCTGCCAATAATGACTGGCTGATAACTCCAGCAGTGACTTTAGGAGCCAGCTCAAATGTATTGACATTCTGGGTAAAAGCATTATCTCCTGCTTTTGTAGAAAACTATAAAGTGGGAGTTTATACCGGAACCGGAAATCCAACAGCAGCCTCTAACTTCACCATCATTTCCTCACCAGCAACATCAACAGCTCCCTATGCTGCCTGGCAGCAAGTAACCATTAATCTGGATGCGTATGCCGGACAAACGGTAAAAATAGGATTTCAATACATGTCTTCAGACAAATACATGTTCATGCTTGATGATGTAAATATTACTACTTCAGGAACACTTGGTACTAATGAAGTTTCAAAAGCAAAAACAAACACTGTAATCTACCCTAACCCTACAAAAGGAGAGATCACTATTAAAACTGATAATAAAATAAAATCAGTTTCAGTTATTGACCTGTCCGGTAAAATGCTTAATAAAACGGAATCCGCAACCACAGATATCTCATCCCTGCCAAAAGGAGCCTACCTGATGAAAGTAGAATTTGCAGATGGGACTTCCGCTACAGAAAAAATTATCAAACAATAA
- a CDS encoding TAT-variant-translocated molybdopterin oxidoreductase, protein MASNKIQFRSIHELKDPALNNKLAQKEFQEEIPVEDFLGDAEKNGSSTSRRDFLKLLGFSTAAVTLAACEAPVIKTIPYVVKPHDIIPGIPNYYASTYFDGFDFASVLVKTREGRPIKIEPNPAGGDLGKTNARAQASVLSLYDNDKVKQPKLDGKDETFDKVDSFVIKGLEEAKASGKKIVVLSHSFASPTFKKLFAEFKAKYPTAELVTFDAYPYSAGLDAAQEVFGQRSLPVYDLNGSELVVSFQADFLGDYNASSLESSYAAARKPGPNMLRHIQVESNMSLTGANADSRYRLKPSAVNKTLVEVYNAIVGGGTSDKTATEIANELKAKGSKAVVFADGSKGAQVLAHLINQKLGSVAFTGKANFLKEFDGARYQEFLGWINGGQVGVLVTNNVDPIYAHPKGEDFKKSLSKVPYVIAVADKKNEMYKAAKAVIPVANWLESWGDIEPQTGVYSLMQPTIQKIYKSRQIEESLLVWKNGKNNAANNYYDYLKASSASLLGGTSFNKALYNGINPSTNSTTLSYAGGNAAQAIAELGNFKASELELVLYTKTSMGDGTQANNPWLQELPDPITRMSWDNYLTISPKDAEKFGIDNDLNARMQLDGSIVNLTVNGVTIKDVPVFVQPGQAEGSVGLALGYGKKNSGATADTGVNAYPLFDGSNLVVSGVKIEKTGEDHEFAGIQLQNTLMGRYEIAKEVPLAEFINVPFDDEHKGWNKPLEYHTISGALPARKIDLWDAFDDTDGPHFNLSIDLNSCTGCGACIIACQAENNVPVVGKEEVRMSRDMYWLRIDRYYSSRQTVEVYEGLKDGMAVPELYGTAFNKEGGALNHPADNPDVIFQPVMCQHCNHAPCETVCPVAATSHGKQGQNHMAYNRCIGTRYCANNCPYKVRRFNWFTYNLNDKFDYNMNNDLGRMVLNPDVVVRTRGVMEKCSMCIQMTQNTILEAKKEGRKVKDGEFQTACSKACSTGAMTFGDMNDKDSSIRKVYASNRRYYLLEEIGTKPNVFYHTKVRNRVEK, encoded by the coding sequence ATGGCTTCAAACAAAATACAATTCAGAAGTATTCATGAACTTAAAGATCCGGCTTTAAATAATAAGCTGGCTCAGAAAGAGTTTCAGGAAGAAATTCCGGTAGAAGATTTCCTTGGAGATGCTGAGAAAAACGGATCCAGTACTTCAAGAAGAGATTTCCTTAAATTATTAGGATTCTCTACAGCAGCAGTAACATTAGCTGCCTGCGAAGCTCCGGTAATCAAAACGATTCCTTATGTGGTAAAACCACATGATATTATTCCGGGAATCCCTAACTATTACGCTTCAACATATTTTGATGGGTTCGACTTTGCTAGTGTTTTAGTAAAAACTCGTGAAGGTAGACCAATCAAGATTGAACCAAACCCGGCTGGTGGTGATTTAGGTAAAACTAACGCAAGAGCTCAGGCAAGTGTACTTTCTCTTTATGATAATGATAAAGTAAAACAGCCTAAACTAGACGGTAAAGATGAGACTTTCGACAAAGTAGACAGTTTCGTTATTAAAGGTTTGGAAGAAGCTAAAGCGTCAGGCAAAAAGATTGTGGTATTGTCACACTCTTTTGCTTCACCAACATTCAAAAAGTTATTCGCTGAATTCAAAGCTAAATATCCTACAGCTGAATTGGTAACTTTCGATGCTTATCCTTATTCCGCAGGACTAGATGCTGCTCAGGAAGTATTCGGACAAAGATCATTACCTGTTTATGACCTTAACGGTTCTGAATTGGTAGTTTCTTTCCAGGCTGATTTCTTAGGAGATTACAACGCTTCAAGCTTAGAGTCTTCTTATGCAGCGGCTAGAAAACCAGGTCCAAACATGTTAAGACACATTCAAGTGGAATCTAACATGTCATTAACAGGAGCTAACGCTGACTCAAGATACAGATTAAAGCCAAGTGCCGTAAACAAAACTCTGGTTGAAGTTTACAACGCAATCGTAGGGGGTGGTACTTCTGATAAGACTGCTACTGAAATTGCTAACGAACTTAAAGCAAAAGGAAGCAAAGCTGTTGTTTTTGCTGACGGTTCTAAAGGAGCACAGGTTTTAGCACACTTAATCAACCAAAAATTAGGTTCAGTAGCTTTCACTGGTAAAGCAAACTTCCTAAAAGAATTCGACGGTGCAAGATATCAGGAATTCCTGGGATGGATCAACGGTGGACAAGTTGGGGTATTAGTTACCAACAACGTAGATCCTATCTATGCCCATCCAAAAGGAGAAGACTTCAAAAAGTCTTTATCTAAAGTTCCTTATGTAATTGCTGTTGCTGATAAGAAAAATGAAATGTACAAAGCAGCTAAGGCTGTTATTCCGGTAGCAAACTGGTTAGAGTCTTGGGGAGATATCGAACCACAGACAGGAGTATATTCATTAATGCAGCCTACGATCCAGAAGATCTATAAATCAAGACAGATTGAAGAATCTCTATTGGTTTGGAAGAATGGTAAAAACAATGCTGCCAACAATTACTACGATTATTTAAAGGCAAGCTCTGCTTCCCTTTTAGGTGGTACTTCTTTCAACAAAGCTTTATATAACGGTATCAACCCTTCTACTAATTCAACAACATTATCTTATGCAGGAGGAAACGCCGCACAAGCTATTGCTGAATTAGGAAATTTCAAAGCTTCAGAATTAGAATTAGTATTATACACCAAGACTTCAATGGGAGACGGTACTCAGGCAAACAACCCTTGGTTGCAAGAATTACCTGACCCAATCACAAGAATGTCTTGGGATAACTACCTTACAATTTCTCCGAAAGATGCAGAAAAGTTTGGTATCGACAACGATCTTAACGCAAGAATGCAGTTGGATGGTTCTATCGTAAACCTTACTGTAAACGGAGTTACAATAAAAGATGTTCCTGTATTCGTACAGCCGGGTCAGGCAGAAGGATCGGTAGGTCTTGCGCTTGGTTATGGTAAGAAAAACTCAGGAGCAACTGCTGATACTGGGGTAAATGCTTATCCTTTATTCGATGGTTCTAACCTTGTTGTTTCCGGTGTTAAAATTGAGAAAACAGGAGAAGATCACGAATTCGCAGGGATCCAGCTTCAGAATACATTAATGGGTCGTTACGAAATCGCGAAGGAAGTTCCTTTAGCTGAATTCATCAACGTACCATTCGATGACGAGCACAAAGGATGGAATAAGCCTTTGGAATACCACACCATCAGTGGAGCTCTTCCAGCAAGAAAAATTGACCTTTGGGATGCATTTGATGATACTGACGGTCCTCACTTCAACTTATCTATCGACTTAAACTCTTGTACAGGTTGTGGAGCATGTATCATTGCTTGCCAGGCTGAGAACAACGTTCCTGTAGTAGGTAAAGAAGAAGTAAGAATGTCCAGAGATATGTATTGGTTAAGAATTGACCGTTACTATTCTTCAAGACAAACTGTAGAAGTATATGAAGGATTAAAAGACGGAATGGCTGTACCAGAATTATACGGTACTGCATTCAACAAGGAAGGAGGTGCATTGAACCACCCTGCTGATAATCCGGATGTAATCTTCCAGCCAGTAATGTGTCAGCACTGTAACCACGCTCCATGTGAAACTGTATGTCCGGTAGCGGCTACTTCACACGGTAAGCAAGGTCAAAACCATATGGCTTACAACAGATGTATCGGTACCAGATATTGTGCAAACAACTGTCCGTACAAAGTAAGACGTTTCAACTGGTTTACTTATAACCTAAATGATAAGTTCGACTACAACATGAACAACGATTTAGGAAGAATGGTACTTAACCCGGATGTAGTTGTTAGAACTAGAGGGGTAATGGAGAAATGTTCAATGTGTATCCAAATGACTCAGAATACTATTCTTGAGGCTAAGAAAGAAGGAAGAAAAGTGAAGGATGGAGAATTCCAGACAGCTTGTTCTAAGGCTTGTTCTACTGGTGCAATGACATTTGGAGATATGAATGATAAAGATTCTTCAATTAGAAAGGTATATGCCTCTAACAGAAGATATTATTTACTTGAAGAGATCGGAACAAAACCAAACGTGTTCTATCATACTAAAGTAAGAAACAGAGTAGAAAAATAA
- a CDS encoding SPOR domain-containing protein yields MRNLIKIFSILSLFSFYSIEAQQVVKKDTLSGTELVITMDSKINAALEGVEDKCSRVITNNPAKDYSNNDSGISAGTSTKPNKIYVPNRELTNAEICRKNPRILGYKIQITTVKSNEEANEVKSYFRKRFPNLKVETDASLRPNYKILAGSYFTKQSASGDLSKIREYFKSAVAVQYRIFCSEAK; encoded by the coding sequence ATGAGAAATTTGATTAAAATATTTTCGATATTATCATTATTTAGTTTTTATAGTATTGAAGCCCAGCAGGTTGTTAAAAAAGATACGCTTTCAGGAACAGAGCTTGTCATCACTATGGATTCCAAAATAAATGCAGCTTTGGAAGGTGTTGAGGATAAATGTTCAAGGGTTATTACTAATAATCCGGCCAAAGATTACAGTAATAATGACTCTGGTATTTCTGCCGGAACGAGTACAAAACCTAATAAAATTTATGTTCCGAATAGGGAATTGACGAATGCAGAAATCTGTAGAAAAAATCCTAGAATTTTGGGGTATAAAATTCAGATTACAACAGTGAAAAGTAATGAAGAAGCTAATGAAGTGAAATCTTATTTCAGAAAAAGATTTCCTAACCTGAAAGTAGAAACAGATGCTTCTTTGAGACCCAATTATAAGATTTTAGCAGGAAGTTATTTTACTAAACAAAGTGCTTCAGGTGATCTTTCTAAAATAAGAGAGTACTTCAAGTCTGCAGTAGCTGTTCAGTATAGAATTTTCTGTTCAGAAGCAAAATAA
- the nrfD gene encoding NrfD/PsrC family molybdoenzyme membrane anchor subunit, whose protein sequence is MSGHYEAPIREPLIIGHKTYHDITEDIARPIEERAGKLWWISLYAALVLFIYGFGCIAYTIGTGIGSWGLNRTINWGWDITNFVWWVGIGHAGTLISAVLLLFRQRWRMSVNRSAEAMTIFAVVQAAIFPVIHMGRVWVGYWVFPLPNQFGSLWGNFNSPLLWDVFAISTYFSVSTVFWFMGLIPDFAMIRDRAKTPWTKKIYTFLAFGWGGKAKHWQRFEELSLVLAGLATPLVFSVHTTVSFDFATSVIKGWHSTIYPPYFVAGAIFSGFAMVQTLLLVARKVCHLEEYITMYHIEIMNIVIILTGGMVTVAYATEYFIGWYSGSRFEDFTYLSPGAAVGPYWWAFWSLIICNLVIPASFWFKRLRTNIIWTFIVALIINIGMWFERFDIIVINLSRDYLPGSWTMFKPTIIDVGVYLGTIGFFSVLFLLYARTFPVIAQAELKSILKISGETYKAKEGDEHH, encoded by the coding sequence ATGTCAGGACATTACGAAGCTCCGATAAGGGAACCTCTGATTATTGGTCACAAAACTTATCACGATATCACAGAAGATATTGCACGACCTATCGAAGAAAGAGCAGGTAAATTATGGTGGATTTCATTATATGCAGCCTTAGTTCTATTCATCTATGGATTCGGATGTATCGCTTATACTATCGGAACAGGTATTGGATCATGGGGGCTTAACAGAACTATTAACTGGGGTTGGGATATTACCAACTTCGTATGGTGGGTAGGTATTGGTCACGCCGGAACCCTAATCTCAGCGGTATTATTATTATTTAGACAGAGATGGAGAATGTCTGTAAACAGATCTGCAGAGGCAATGACGATCTTTGCGGTTGTACAGGCAGCAATCTTCCCTGTAATTCACATGGGTAGAGTTTGGGTTGGATACTGGGTTTTCCCTTTACCAAACCAATTCGGTTCTCTTTGGGGGAACTTTAACTCTCCTCTACTTTGGGACGTATTTGCGATCTCTACGTATTTCTCAGTATCAACTGTATTCTGGTTCATGGGATTGATCCCTGACTTTGCAATGATCAGAGATAGAGCTAAAACTCCTTGGACTAAGAAGATTTATACATTCCTTGCATTCGGTTGGGGTGGTAAAGCAAAACACTGGCAAAGATTCGAAGAACTTTCTTTAGTTCTTGCAGGGTTAGCAACTCCACTTGTATTCTCAGTACACACTACCGTATCTTTTGACTTCGCAACTTCAGTAATTAAAGGATGGCACTCAACTATCTACCCTCCTTACTTCGTTGCTGGTGCGATTTTCTCAGGATTTGCAATGGTACAGACCCTATTGTTAGTTGCAAGAAAAGTTTGTCACTTAGAAGAGTATATTACAATGTATCATATCGAAATTATGAACATCGTAATCATCTTAACAGGTGGTATGGTAACTGTAGCTTACGCAACTGAATATTTCATCGGATGGTATTCTGGATCTAGATTTGAAGACTTTACTTATCTTTCTCCAGGTGCTGCAGTGGGCCCTTACTGGTGGGCTTTCTGGTCACTAATCATCTGTAACCTTGTTATTCCGGCTTCATTCTGGTTCAAGAGACTAAGAACAAACATTATCTGGACGTTCATCGTTGCATTGATTATCAACATCGGTATGTGGTTCGAACGTTTTGATATCATCGTTATCAACCTTTCCAGAGACTACTTACCAGGATCATGGACAATGTTTAAGCCAACAATCATTGATGTGGGTGTATACTTAGGAACAATCGGATTCTTCTCTGTATTATTCTTATTATACGCAAGAACATTCCCTGTAATTGCACAGGCTGAATTAAAATCGATTTTGAAAATCTCAGGTGAAACTTATAAAGCAAAAGAAGGAGATGAGCACCACTAA
- a CDS encoding c-type cytochrome — protein MISWRKHYKKTLIAIGLLLSTSASFYGQDGDPKNGEKLFKANCTACHALDKQVVGPPLKGVVERVKTEGGVDKDWLHKWIKDNKALRASGDKYANEIFEKFNKTEMQVFPNLTDKDIDDILAFTTNPPAPEEKKPEATPAADAATAAPADKSTTNIVIISLLAIAGLLVWILVKLRQLVKLGQSEELSGLNETRVRSFSEMYEKFHYIGKGLLAILAILAAYGVWNWLMWIGVYKGYKPEQPIYFSHKIHAGEQKIDCQLCHSSAKYGKVSEIPSMNVCMNCHRTISEYNGKYLEPGKDKAFYDGEIQKIYAATGWDPAKQQYTGKTQPVEWTRIHNMPDFVYFNHSQHVIAGEQAIINSFNKKNPNNKIDVVCKACHGKIDTMNVVQMANDFTMGWCIECHRTTEVDMNNGYNKEYFKNLHDKLKKQYPQDGGKITVDAIGGLECGKCHY, from the coding sequence ATGATTAGTTGGAGAAAGCATTATAAAAAAACGTTGATCGCAATAGGCTTATTGCTATCAACCAGTGCTTCATTTTACGGGCAAGACGGCGATCCTAAAAACGGAGAGAAACTTTTCAAAGCGAATTGTACTGCATGTCACGCGCTGGACAAACAAGTTGTAGGACCACCATTAAAAGGGGTTGTAGAACGTGTAAAGACAGAAGGTGGTGTAGACAAAGATTGGCTTCACAAGTGGATCAAAGACAACAAAGCTCTTAGAGCTTCTGGGGATAAATACGCTAATGAGATTTTTGAAAAGTTTAACAAGACTGAAATGCAGGTCTTTCCAAATCTTACAGATAAGGATATTGACGACATTTTAGCTTTCACAACTAACCCTCCTGCTCCGGAGGAGAAAAAGCCGGAAGCAACTCCTGCAGCTGATGCAGCTACGGCAGCTCCTGCAGACAAAAGCACAACAAACATCGTTATTATTTCACTTTTAGCCATTGCAGGTCTATTAGTTTGGATTTTGGTTAAACTGAGACAATTGGTAAAACTAGGTCAATCTGAAGAATTATCAGGGCTTAACGAAACCAGAGTTCGTTCTTTCAGTGAAATGTACGAGAAGTTCCACTACATTGGTAAAGGGTTACTGGCTATTCTTGCTATCCTTGCCGCTTACGGAGTTTGGAACTGGTTAATGTGGATCGGTGTTTACAAAGGATACAAGCCTGAACAACCAATCTACTTCTCACACAAAATCCACGCTGGAGAACAGAAAATTGACTGTCAGTTATGTCACTCTAGTGCTAAATACGGAAAAGTATCTGAAATCCCTTCTATGAACGTTTGTATGAACTGTCACAGAACAATTTCTGAATACAATGGTAAATACCTTGAGCCAGGAAAAGATAAGGCATTCTATGACGGAGAAATCCAGAAGATCTATGCAGCAACAGGTTGGGATCCTGCAAAACAACAGTACACAGGAAAAACACAGCCGGTTGAATGGACAAGAATCCACAATATGCCAGACTTCGTTTACTTCAACCACTCTCAGCACGTTATTGCAGGTGAACAAGCGATCATCAATTCTTTCAACAAAAAGAACCCTAACAACAAAATTGATGTTGTATGTAAAGCTTGTCACGGAAAAATTGATACAATGAATGTTGTTCAGATGGCTAACGACTTTACTATGGGATGGTGTATCGAGTGCCACAGAACTACTGAGGTTGATATGAACAACGGTTATAATAAAGAGTACTTCAAGAATCTACACGACAAGTTGAAAAAACAATATCCACAAGATGGAGGTAAAATCACTGTAGATGCAATTGGAGGTCTTGAGTGTGGTAAATGTCATTATTAA
- a CDS encoding DUF6080 domain-containing protein has product MSFIKTKFINFFRLVFPSTYTELAVFLFFIICYGILGSYIAVHYRIIFDSRIPWDAYFSFDNKSILMTGGSFERHPLSYYFFTWIREFCLFISGGKMNMTFRLSLAWLSNFIITLNVIQVFKYLKNIIRLPLPYSLLIIVFFGIFSTNIVLSFTPENFTYTLFLLSLYNYYAAIKLRKEEKIPATALSVAGITIGGLTITNIVKVFIPVFFEKGLFKSWKKIGWAILRGMIAVIVYIFLYLYRIDFKYQNIFSKTNQQYEKFSNVESMPTWDMILSFFFGGNILFPGFILSDKHNMKGFNFKGLYMDLYTSIFSYILIAVILILISWSYIKNFKNKWVQVITISFLFDIFIHCIMRFGLHTSYIYGGHFIFVYPLLIGWLFYAYRSSPKMMAFLTLITGLLLVYLLSNNLFRMSEFFWFLETYYQ; this is encoded by the coding sequence GTGTCATTTATCAAAACAAAATTTATCAACTTTTTCAGGCTGGTTTTCCCGTCCACTTATACCGAACTGGCTGTTTTTCTCTTTTTCATTATTTGTTACGGAATCCTCGGTTCTTATATTGCCGTTCATTACAGAATCATTTTTGACAGCCGAATCCCATGGGATGCCTATTTCAGTTTTGATAACAAATCTATCCTGATGACTGGCGGCAGCTTTGAAAGACATCCTCTATCCTATTATTTTTTCACCTGGATCAGAGAATTCTGCCTATTTATTTCCGGCGGAAAGATGAATATGACTTTCAGACTGTCTCTCGCCTGGCTTAGCAACTTCATCATCACCTTAAATGTTATTCAGGTTTTTAAATACCTTAAGAACATCATCAGGCTTCCGTTACCTTACAGCCTCCTGATTATAGTATTTTTCGGAATCTTTTCTACCAACATTGTTCTTTCATTTACTCCGGAAAATTTCACTTACACCCTGTTTTTACTTTCATTGTATAATTATTATGCCGCAATAAAGCTCAGAAAAGAAGAAAAAATTCCTGCAACAGCACTATCAGTGGCAGGCATTACCATTGGAGGGCTTACCATTACTAATATTGTAAAGGTTTTTATTCCGGTATTCTTTGAAAAAGGACTTTTTAAAAGCTGGAAAAAAATAGGCTGGGCTATTTTAAGAGGAATGATAGCGGTCATTGTATATATATTCCTTTACCTCTATAGGATTGATTTTAAATACCAGAATATTTTTTCGAAAACAAACCAACAGTACGAAAAGTTCTCCAATGTGGAGTCTATGCCGACCTGGGATATGATACTTTCTTTCTTTTTTGGTGGCAATATCCTGTTCCCTGGTTTCATTCTATCTGACAAACACAACATGAAAGGATTTAACTTTAAAGGTCTTTATATGGATCTTTATACATCCATATTTTCATATATTCTTATAGCTGTAATATTGATACTGATAAGTTGGAGTTATATAAAGAATTTCAAAAACAAATGGGTTCAGGTTATTACAATTTCTTTCCTGTTTGACATCTTCATCCATTGTATTATGAGATTCGGGCTCCACACTTCATACATTTACGGCGGACACTTTATTTTTGTATACCCATTGCTTATCGGATGGTTGTTTTACGCATACAGATCATCACCAAAAATGATGGCTTTTTTAACACTTATTACCGGTTTATTATTGGTTTATTTACTCTCAAATAATCTATTCAGAATGTCAGAATTCTTTTGGTTTCTAGAAACCTATTATCAATAA